A genomic segment from Salvia splendens isolate huo1 chromosome 13, SspV2, whole genome shotgun sequence encodes:
- the LOC121762158 gene encoding protein PIN-LIKES 1-like: MAILDLFAASSVPVVKVLLVTVLGSYLAADRVNILGDDARKHLNNITFFVFNPALVYSNLASTLTFESMVELWFMPFNILITFIFGSVLGWVVIQFTRPPSHLHGLVIGCCAGGNLGNLLLIIIPAVCRESGSPFGDSDVCVKYGMAYASLSMAIGAIYLWSYVYNIIRVSSSRSSREVEIIDSPTHKSSSSGKSLTDPLLSSSVLIETEDHEKGLGHGMAPSLQ, translated from the exons ATGGCCATTTTGGATCTATTCGCAGCGTCTTCTGTTCCTGTGGTGAAAGTGCTTCTGGTGACTGTGTTGGGCTCGTATCTTGCTGCAGATCGCGTCAACATTCTAGGAGACGATGCTAGGAAGCATTTGAACAAT ATTACGTTCTTTGTTTTTAACCCAGCCCTCGTCTACAGCAACTTAGCCAGCACATTAACATTTGAAAGCATGGTTGAGTT GTGGTTCATGCCCTTTAATATCCTCATCACCTTCATATTTGGTTCTGTGCTAGGATGGGTGGTCATTCAATTCACGAGACCGCCTTCCCATCTTCATGGACTCGTTATAGGTTGTTGTGCTGGAG GGAACTTGGGAAACCTGCTTCTGATCATAATCCCAGCAGTGTGTAGAGAGAGTGGAAGCCCTTTTGGCGACAGTGATGTTTGCGTCAAATACGGAATGGCATACGCCTCACTCTCGATGGCA ATAGGAGCAATTTATCTGTGGTCCTATGTATACAATATCATTAGAGTATCCTCAAGTCGGAGCTCAAGGGAAGTCGAGATCATTGACTCTCCCACCCATAAGTCATCGTCGTCTGGGAAGAGCCTCACAGATCCTTTACTTTCTTCGAGCGTTTTGATTGAAACTGAAGACCATGAAAAGGGATTAGGACATGGAATGGCTCCATCCCTGCAATGa
- the LOC121761197 gene encoding AT-rich interactive domain-containing protein 5-like isoform X1, whose protein sequence is MDDKDVEMHDAQKPDSGNEIKEADYKVFDFKSEFKEDDPPSAVIVAENASQNGNGDDDSNKLSNEANDQINDMSEMEAQTNHESQTTEPMSVEDVEPTGEQVDTESMNEEGISIEANSEVQTVPESGMKNGVVEESVANDALKEEIPVANDFESEIPVKNVDRNSNGYIAVEKSKESGENEESVKNAAKREMEGENVDSGGDFSDNDKLQTGLSSNEAPQVQTVTSVEVPQGGDKEVEDAANANEDKVVNDEPKEQDEEVLLAGCVTDGNARSVETITRLEGSDSSLLNKHEFATPNSTVRYFPTNMGSHSGEAGKTVYSQATLPLMADGDDGTPEDQAAFIRELECFYRERATDFKPPKFYGQPLNCLKLWRAVIRLGGYDRVTGSKLWRQVGESFHPPKTCTTVSWTFRIFYEKSLLEYERHKRQSGDLQLPVAMLHEPSGADSEGNGYQGSGPGRARRDAAARAMQGWHVQRLSDYGEVGEPVIKDKNINMVKREKNTKSIASLKQKRPNEVELPVKAIRTETSRQLVTSVVDVGPPADWVKINIRQTRDCFEVYALVPGLLREEVRVQSDPAGRLVITGQPEQADNPWGITPFKKVVSLPARINPLQTSAVVSLHGRLFVRVPFESNS, encoded by the exons ATGGATGACAAAGATGTAGAAATGCATGACGCCCAAAAGCCTGATTCAGGGAATGAAATCAAAGAAGCCGATTATAAAGTGTTCGACTTTAAGAGTGAATTTAAAGAGGATGACCCTCCCTCTGCAGTTATTGTTGCAGAGAATGCAAGTCAAAATGGAAATGGTGATGACGACTCAAATAAGTTGAGCAATGAAGCAAATGATCAGATCAATGATATGAGTGAAATGGAAGCTCAAACTAACCATGAAAGCCAGACTACTGAGCCAATGTCAGtcgaggatgttgaaccaacaGGTGAGCAAGTTGACACAGAAAGTATGAATGAAGAGGGAATCAGTATTGAGGCTAATTCAGAAGTGCAAACTGTGCCTGAAAGTGGTATGAAGAATGGTGTGGTTGAGGAAAGTGTTGCTAATGATGCTTTGAAAGAGGAAATTCCAGTTGCAAATGATTTTGAAAGTGAAATTCCTGTTAAAAATGTGGATAGAAATTCCAATGGCTACATTGCAGTGGAAAAGTCCAAAGAGAGTGGGGAGAATGAAGAAAGTGTTAAAAATGCTGCGAAAAGAGAAATGGAAGGTGAAAACGTGGATAGTGGGGGTGATTTTAGTGACAATGATAAACTTCAAACCGGATTATCTTCAAACGAGGCTCCTCAAGTCCAAACCGTTACATCAGTTGAGGTTCCACAGGGTGGGGATAAAGAGGTGGAAGATGCAGCTAATGCAAATGAGGATAAAGTAGTTAATGATGAACCAAAAGAACAGGATGAAGAAGTACTTCTAGCTGGGTGTGTAACTGATGGGAATGCCAGGAGTGTGGAAACTATAACTAGACTCGAAGGGAGTGATTCGTCTCTACTAAATAAGCATGAATTTGCTACACCCAATTCCACCGTCAGATATTTTCCGACAAATATGGGGAGCCATAGCGGAGAAGCAGGCAAGACTGTTTACAGTCAAGCCACACTACCTCTG ATGGCAGACGGTGATGATGGAACGCCAGAGGACCAAGCAGCATTTATAAGGGAACTTGAATGTTTTTATCGTGAGAGGGCAACAGACTTCAAACCACCAAAATTTTATGGCCAACCATTAAATTGCCTGAA GCTATGGAGAGCTGTGATTAGATTGGGAGGTTATGACAGG GTAACTGGATCCAAATTGTGGCGACAGGTGGGAGAGTCATTTCATCCACCAAA GACTTGTACAACAGTTTCATGGACTTTCCGCATATTCTACGAGAAG TCTCTTTTAGAATATGAAAGGCATAAGAGACAAAGTGGTGATCTTCAACTCCCAGTAGCAATGCTCCATGAACCTTCTGGCGCTGATAGTGAG GGTAATGGCTATCAAGGATCAGGACCAGGAAGGGCTAGAAGAGATGCTGCTGCTCGTGCTATGCAAGGTTGGCATGTCCAGCGCCTTTCAGATTACGGAGAAGTTGGTGAGCCTGTTATAAAG gacaagaacatcaatatggTGAAGCGTGAGAAAAACACTAAAAGCATTG CTTCTCTCAAGCAAAAGAGACCAAATGAGGTTGAGCTTCCAGTCAAGGCTATTCGTACTGAAACATCAAGGCA GCTTGTGACTTCAGTAGTTGATGTGGGTCCTCCAGCAGATTGGGTGAAGATAAACATACGCCAAACG AGGGATTGTTTTGAAGTTTATGCACTGGTCCCAGGGCTTCTTCGTGAAGAG GTGCGGGTCCAGTCAGATCCTGCTGGGAGATTGGTCATAACAGGCCAGCCCGAGCAAGCTGATAATCCGTGGGGCATTACACCATTCAAGAAG GTGGTCAGCCTACCAGCCAGGATTAACCCACTTCAAACGTCAGCTGTCGTTAGCCTTCACGGACGCCTTTTCGTCCGGGTTCCTTTCGAGTCCAATAGCTAA
- the LOC121761197 gene encoding AT-rich interactive domain-containing protein 5-like isoform X2 produces the protein MSEMEAQTNHESQTTEPMSVEDVEPTGEQVDTESMNEEGISIEANSEVQTVPESGMKNGVVEESVANDALKEEIPVANDFESEIPVKNVDRNSNGYIAVEKSKESGENEESVKNAAKREMEGENVDSGGDFSDNDKLQTGLSSNEAPQVQTVTSVEVPQGGDKEVEDAANANEDKVVNDEPKEQDEEVLLAGCVTDGNARSVETITRLEGSDSSLLNKHEFATPNSTVRYFPTNMGSHSGEAGKTVYSQATLPLMADGDDGTPEDQAAFIRELECFYRERATDFKPPKFYGQPLNCLKLWRAVIRLGGYDRVTGSKLWRQVGESFHPPKTCTTVSWTFRIFYEKSLLEYERHKRQSGDLQLPVAMLHEPSGADSEGNGYQGSGPGRARRDAAARAMQGWHVQRLSDYGEVGEPVIKDKNINMVKREKNTKSIASLKQKRPNEVELPVKAIRTETSRQLVTSVVDVGPPADWVKINIRQTRDCFEVYALVPGLLREEVRVQSDPAGRLVITGQPEQADNPWGITPFKKVVSLPARINPLQTSAVVSLHGRLFVRVPFESNS, from the exons ATGAGTGAAATGGAAGCTCAAACTAACCATGAAAGCCAGACTACTGAGCCAATGTCAGtcgaggatgttgaaccaacaGGTGAGCAAGTTGACACAGAAAGTATGAATGAAGAGGGAATCAGTATTGAGGCTAATTCAGAAGTGCAAACTGTGCCTGAAAGTGGTATGAAGAATGGTGTGGTTGAGGAAAGTGTTGCTAATGATGCTTTGAAAGAGGAAATTCCAGTTGCAAATGATTTTGAAAGTGAAATTCCTGTTAAAAATGTGGATAGAAATTCCAATGGCTACATTGCAGTGGAAAAGTCCAAAGAGAGTGGGGAGAATGAAGAAAGTGTTAAAAATGCTGCGAAAAGAGAAATGGAAGGTGAAAACGTGGATAGTGGGGGTGATTTTAGTGACAATGATAAACTTCAAACCGGATTATCTTCAAACGAGGCTCCTCAAGTCCAAACCGTTACATCAGTTGAGGTTCCACAGGGTGGGGATAAAGAGGTGGAAGATGCAGCTAATGCAAATGAGGATAAAGTAGTTAATGATGAACCAAAAGAACAGGATGAAGAAGTACTTCTAGCTGGGTGTGTAACTGATGGGAATGCCAGGAGTGTGGAAACTATAACTAGACTCGAAGGGAGTGATTCGTCTCTACTAAATAAGCATGAATTTGCTACACCCAATTCCACCGTCAGATATTTTCCGACAAATATGGGGAGCCATAGCGGAGAAGCAGGCAAGACTGTTTACAGTCAAGCCACACTACCTCTG ATGGCAGACGGTGATGATGGAACGCCAGAGGACCAAGCAGCATTTATAAGGGAACTTGAATGTTTTTATCGTGAGAGGGCAACAGACTTCAAACCACCAAAATTTTATGGCCAACCATTAAATTGCCTGAA GCTATGGAGAGCTGTGATTAGATTGGGAGGTTATGACAGG GTAACTGGATCCAAATTGTGGCGACAGGTGGGAGAGTCATTTCATCCACCAAA GACTTGTACAACAGTTTCATGGACTTTCCGCATATTCTACGAGAAG TCTCTTTTAGAATATGAAAGGCATAAGAGACAAAGTGGTGATCTTCAACTCCCAGTAGCAATGCTCCATGAACCTTCTGGCGCTGATAGTGAG GGTAATGGCTATCAAGGATCAGGACCAGGAAGGGCTAGAAGAGATGCTGCTGCTCGTGCTATGCAAGGTTGGCATGTCCAGCGCCTTTCAGATTACGGAGAAGTTGGTGAGCCTGTTATAAAG gacaagaacatcaatatggTGAAGCGTGAGAAAAACACTAAAAGCATTG CTTCTCTCAAGCAAAAGAGACCAAATGAGGTTGAGCTTCCAGTCAAGGCTATTCGTACTGAAACATCAAGGCA GCTTGTGACTTCAGTAGTTGATGTGGGTCCTCCAGCAGATTGGGTGAAGATAAACATACGCCAAACG AGGGATTGTTTTGAAGTTTATGCACTGGTCCCAGGGCTTCTTCGTGAAGAG GTGCGGGTCCAGTCAGATCCTGCTGGGAGATTGGTCATAACAGGCCAGCCCGAGCAAGCTGATAATCCGTGGGGCATTACACCATTCAAGAAG GTGGTCAGCCTACCAGCCAGGATTAACCCACTTCAAACGTCAGCTGTCGTTAGCCTTCACGGACGCCTTTTCGTCCGGGTTCCTTTCGAGTCCAATAGCTAA
- the LOC121759913 gene encoding 3-hydroxy-3-methylglutaryl coenzyme A reductase 1-like: protein MDVRRRPPQPQSSSPKASDALPLPLYLTNGIFFTLFFSVAYFLLHRWRDKIRNSTPLHILSLSELFGLLCLIASFIYLLGFFGIDFVQSFISKPESDEDHQRFILHEDRKIHCGLPPPKAKPVELPQDDEEIVERVVSGEIPSYSLESKLGDCLRAAKIRREAVQRLAGRGVEGLPLEGFDYDSILGQCCEMPVGYVQIPVGIAGPLLLNGCDYSVPMATTEGCLVASTNRGCKAIYASGGATCVLLRDAMTRAPVVRFSSAKRATDLKFFLEDPLNFDTLSVVFNKSSRFARLQNIQCAIAGKNLYIRFSCSTGDAMGMNMVSKGVQNVLDFLQNDFPDMDVIGISGNYCSDKKPSAVNWIEGRGKSVVCETVITGDVVSKVLKTTVPALVELNMLKNLTGSAIAGALGGFNAHAANIVSAIFIATGQDPAQNIESSHCITMMEAINDGRDLHISVTMPSIEVGTVGGGTQLASQSACLNLLGVKGANKESPGSNARLLATIVAGAVLAGELSLMSAISAGQLVKSHMKYNRSSRDITKIGS from the exons ATGGATGTCCGCCGGAGGCCTCCCCAGCCGCAATCCTCATCCCCAAAAGCCTCCGATGCTCTGCCATTACCGCTCTATCTCACCAACGGCATTTTCTTCACGCTTTTCTTCTCCGTCGCCTACTTTCTTCTCCACCGCTGGCGCGATAAGATCCGCAATTCCACGCCGCTGCACATACTGTCGCTCTCCGAGCTCTTTGGACTTCTCTGCCTAATTGCCTCATTTATCTACTTGTTAGGGTTTTTCGGGATCGATTTCGTGCAGTCCTTCATCTCCAAGCCGGAGAGCGATGAGGACCACCAGAGGTTTATCCTCCACGAAGATCGGAAGATCCATTGCGGATTGCCGCCACCCAAGGCCAAGCCGGTGGAGCTTCCGCAGGACGATGAGGAAATCGTTGAGCGCGTCGTTTCCGGGGAAATCCCGTCGTATTCGCTGGAATCGAAGCTAGGGGACTGCCTTAGGGCGGCGAAGATACGGCGCGAGGCAGTGCAGAGGCTGGCGGGGAGAGGTGTGGAAGGCCTGCCTTTGGAGGGGTTTGATTACGACTCAATTTTGGGGCAATGCTGCGAGATGCCCGTGGGGTATGTCCAGATTCCCGTGGGGATTGCGGGTCCGCTGCTGCTCAATGGATGTGACTACTCTGTGCCGATGGCCACCACGGAAGGCTGCCTCGTTGCCAGCACCAACAGGGGTTGCAAGGCAATCTATGCCTCCGGAGGTGCAACGTGCGTCCTGCTGCGAGACGCCATGACAAGAGCTCCGGTTGTCAGGTTTTCGTCCGCGAAGAGGGCCACAGACCTCAAGTTCTTCCTTGAAGACCCTCTCAATTTTGATACGCTGTCGGTCGTTTTCAATAA GTCGAGTAGATTTGCTAGACTCCAAAATATTCAATGTGCAATTGCTGGGAAGAATCTATACATAAGATTCAGTTGCAGTACGGGCGATGCCATGGGAATGAACATGGTTTCGAAAGGTGTTCAAAATGTTTTGGACTTCCTTCAGAATGATTTCCCAGATATGGATGTCATTGGCATTTCTG GAAATTACTGTTCTGACAAAAAACCATCTGCGGTGAATTGGATCGAAGGGCGTGGAAAATCAGTTGTATGTGAGACTGTGATCACCGGTGATGTGGTGTCAAAGGTACTGAAAACAACTGTACCCGCCCTCGTGGAGCTTAACATGCTCAAGAACCTTACTGGCTCTGCTATTGCTGGCGCTCTTGGTGGCTTCAATGCACATGCTGCGAACATCGTCTCTGCAATATTTATCGCCACTGGGCAGGATCCGGCTCAAAACATTGAAAGTTCCCACTGCATTACTATGATGGAGGCTATTAATGATGGCAGGGATCTTCATATTTCTGTGACAATGCCATCCATTGAG GTGGGAACTGTCGGGGGAGGAACTCAACTTGCATCACAATCTGCTTGCCTAAACCTGCTTGGTGTAAAGGGTGCAAACAAAGAGTCTCCTGGATCCAATGCTCGGCTCCTGGCCACCATTGTCGCTGGTGCTGTCTTGGCAGGAGAGCTCTCACTAATGTCTGCAATTTCAGCTGGTCAGCTCGTTAAGAGCCACATGAAATACAATCGATCAAGCAGGGACATCACGAAGATTGGCTCCTGA